Below is a genomic region from Timaviella obliquedivisa GSE-PSE-MK23-08B.
CTCCAGCCTGCCGCTATCGCATATTCTGCTTGCGCTCTGCCTTGGCATCTCGCGTACTAGCAGCAGCTAGCTCTGCATCTAAAATCGTTTGTCCGGTGGCTGCTAAATACACATCGTCTAGGCTTGGACGCGATTGAGAAATCCCAAAGGTCGGAAGGCTAGCTTCTTTCAGTGCTTGCTGAATGTTCATTAACGCTTCGCTTTGGGAAGTGACCACTAAATTAAGGGAATTGCCTTGGGCACTGTTGATAATGACCTCTTGAACGAAAGGGAGAGATTGCAGCATTGATTTAACAGTTTCGGCTTCTTCAAGAGAGGTGAACTCTCGGACTCGCAGCGTAACGCGATCGCCTCCAATCTGATCTTTCAAGGCTGAAGGCGTACCGGATGCAATTACCAGACCGCGATCGATAATGGCGACGCGATCGGCTAAAGCATCAACTTCTTCTAAGTAATGGCTAGTTAGCACGACGGTTGTACCCTGAGTACGAAGCTGCCGTAAAAAATCCCAAACTGCGACTCGGCTCTCAATATCCAAGCCCACCGTTGGCTCATCTAGCACCAGCACATCCGGTTTGTGAAGCAGACCTGCCGCCAAGTCGAGGCGCTTTTTAAGTCCGCCAGAGTAAGTTCCAGTCTTTAGATCTGCCCAATCTTCTAGACCTAGGAGGGCGATCGACTGATTAATTTGTTCTTGGGCAGTTGAGCGGGGAAGATGATAGAGAGCCGCTTGCAACTGAAGGAGTTCGCGTCCAGTCAATACTTTGTCTAGAGCGACTTCCTGCGCCACATAGCCCAATCGCTGACGGGCGAGTTTAGGCTGGTCTAGAACAGAAATTCCAGAAACCTCAAGTTTGCCCGCATCGGGGGTTGCGAGGGTGCAAAGGCAACGGAGCGTTGTGGTTTTACCTGCACCATTGGGCCCTAGCAGCCCAAAGATTTCACCTGGCTCAACTCGAATCGAGACATCTTTAACAGCTTCGACAGCGCCGTAGCGCTTCTGGAGTTTTTCGATTAAGACGGCAGGAGGCATCACACTTTCCATATTCAACAGAATTCTCCTCTATTTTAGAGGTAGATTGCTGAGTATCCAGGTGAGATTCTCTGTCAGCGTAGTGGCGAAGAAGGCAGTCAGTTGGTGCGTAACAGGCAAGCTATCGATCGCCATTCCCGCAGAGAGCAGCATCATATATAGCAGAGAGTACTTAAATAGCGATCGGGCTAAACCTTGATCTTCAGGCGTTTGCAAGAGCATCCAAGCTTTGTTGATAAAGATACCGTTTAGCAAAAGGGCGATCGCGGCATACACTGCACCCATGACGTGTAGAGGGTAAACCAGCGTAAACGTCATCGGCACCATCAACAGCGTATAAATCCAAATTTGTTTAGCGGTCTGAGCATCGCCCACAATCACGGGCAGCATCGGCACACCAACTTTGGCATAGTCCTTCTGAATCATCATGGCTAATGCCCAGAAGTGAGGAGGAGTCCAAAGAAAAATGATCAGAAAATAAGCCCAAGCTGCCCAGCTTAAGTCGCCCGTTACTGCTGCCCAACCCACGAGCGGCGGAATGGCTCCTGCGGCTCCACCAATGACAATGTTTTGAGTGCTATGGCGCTTGAGCCAGTGGGTATAAACCAGCACGTAAGCAACAATGCCAGACATGGCTAGGCAAGCACTTAGCAAATTAGCAAAGACGGTTAGCAGTGTAAACGAGAGGGCGGCAAGAGTCAGAGCAAACACCAGCGCGTCTCTGGGCTGGATTCTGCCAGAGGGCAAAGGGCGATGCCGAGTCCGCTCCATGTCGTAGTCAATATCGCGATCGTAAATGCAATTAATAACGTTAGCAGAGGCAGAGGCAAGAGTGCCACCCAACAGCGTGACCAATACGAGTAAGGGATCAACTCTTCCCTCGGCAGCAATCCACATGCTGCCAGCAGTAGTCACCAAAAGCAAAATGATGATGCGGGGCTTAGTGAGTTGCCAGTAGCTTTGAATGACTTGCCAAAAGTTTTGGTGATGGCGAGGTGAACTTGACCAAGTTGTTTCTTGCATAACAGAGGGGAGATTTAGAAAAGGAAATTCAGGATTCTTCTAGAGCAAAGGAGCGATCGCGCCAAGTCAGGACAGTAAAGCAAACTAACACGCCCAACAACGCTGCCCCGATCGCCTGATGGGAAACGGTCAGCAGTTCTACTTGCAGGTGCAGTCGAAACGTTGCCAGACCTAGAGCAACTTGTAGAAGCAATAGAACACCAATAAGCTGGGCTAGCCTACGAATTTCACCACTTAAAGCAGGCGTACGCCAAGTTAGCCCCACAACTGCCAAAGCAGCGAGGGCAGCCGGAATCACACCGACCAAATGAGTATTCATAACACTGCAAAGTTGGGAAATTTGTAGGCATTGATGAACTGCCCAACGCGAACCAACTAGAGCGCCTGAAAGGCTTTGCAAATAGATAAGAACAGCAGCGATCAGGCCAAACCAAGGCAATTTACCAACCGTGCCCGTACCTTTGTAAGGCATTAGCAAAGTGCCCATGATCAGAAGGGTAATGAAGAACGCGAGTGCTGTGCCAAGATGGGCGGTCACAATGTCAAACCGCAGCAATTGAGTGACGGTTAAACCGCCTAAAACACCTTGGCAAATAATTAATCCTAAAGCCACAGTGGCAACCCAAGGAGTCCAAGGAGGAAGCGCGCGACGATGCCACCCAGAAAGGACAGCAAGGGCGATCGCCATTAACCCAATCAGCGCTGCATCTAAACGGTGGAACCACTCTAGAAACACCTGCAAATTCATTTGCTTTGTCGGGACAAGCGTTCCGTAACACAAAGGCCAGTCTGGGCAAGCCAGTCCGGCGTTCATGACTCGGGTGGCACTCCCGATCGCCATGAGGAGAAAGGTGGCGATCGCAATTTTCCAAACTAACCGCCGGATGAGATCTTGAGGGCTAGAAAAAGATTTCGATGAAGATGTGAATGCCGACTTAGGGAAAGTTGTTACGTCTGGAAACATACTGGAGTCATTCATCAGCGCACATCTAAAATTAAGTAGAACGATTCGGTTGAGTAAATAGATGAAACAAAGTATGAGCAGAACATTCTTCGCTGATTATTGTGCAACTGATAGCTACCCATTTCAGCGAGTCAGGTTTACCCCTTGCCTCTCTGGCTACTACTTTAGTAGAACCAATCCGAGATTGCACCAAGCTTTAGGATTTTCTACAGATTAAATTCTATTTATCCTTGGCTTTCTATTGAAAACTAAGCTTAAAGAGACTTCTCCTCAAAACTTCTACGATCTATTTGGGCACTTGCTTACAGCAAATCTCAAAATCCGTCAATTATTACGAAAACCTTAAATGGTTGTGAAGTAAATCTTAAAACTATCTGCAAATCAGCCCTATTCTTCTCAATTCGTTGTCATGATTACCGTGGCAATATTAAAAGGTCTTTATCTGGTTAGTAGAGAGAAGTTCAAGCTGTTACTAGCAACATTGCCATCCCGTTTGTAAAATTGAAAACCTAAAAGTTGAAAACCTTCGACAGTTTATTGCGGTAGCATCAAAGTTAGGGTTTCTCTAAATTAAGCACCCTCCTTGATTTAACCTTTACTTTTTTGAAAGAGTCTCTAGCCCTAATTCCTTCAACTCACCTCTCTGGATACCCTGACTAGCCGTGAATATTCCAACAAACATCCTTACAATGCTGGCTGGCATTGCTCTAACGCTAGTCAGCCTATGGTACGGAAAAAATCATGGATTGATGCCCGTTGAGGCATCTAGCGATGCTGCCCTAATTGATGGGTTATTTGACTCCATGATGACCATTAGTATGGGCATTTTTTTGCTTGTAGAAGGAGTCTTAGTGATTTGTCTCCTCAAGTTTCGCCGCAAGCCCGGAGACGAAACCGATGGACCCGCGATCGACGGTAACATTCCCCTAGAAATTGTCTGGACTGCCATTCCTGCCGTCATCGTTTTAGTGATTGGCGTTTACAGTTTCGACATCTATAACCAAATGGGCGGATTTGATCCCGAAGCCGCTGGAGATTCCGCTGTTGTCCAAGTCGCTATGATGCCTGGAGATGGAGCAACGCAGATGATCGAGGCTCAATCCAAACACCGCGGGCACAATCACATGGCATTAGGCATTGGAGCATCGCCCGAAAACGCCAATCATCCTGCTGACCTCACAGTTGATGTAGTAGGAATGCAGTACGCCTGGATCTTCACCTACCCTGAAAGCGGCGTGACCGCTGGCGAGCTTCACGTTCCTGTGAACAAAGACATCAGAATTAATCTACAAGCAAAAGATGTTATTCACGCTTTTTGGCTACCCGAGTTCCGGCTGAAGCAAGACGTTATCCCTGGTCAAGGAACAGAACTACGCTTTGTGCCCACTCGAATTGGCGAATATCCCATCATTTGTGCTGAACTCTGTGGACCCTATCACGGGGGCATGAATAGCCGTCTTTATGTCCAAACTCAAGCAGACTACGATCTCTGGCTACAGTCTCAGGTCGCCAGTCAAGCAGATGACAATCAAACCGTTGCTGCCGCCAATGAAGCCCCCGACACTCGTTTCTTGGCTGCCTATGCCGAGCGAGTAGGAATTGATAATAAAGCTCTTAAGCAGCTTCATGCCCATCACTCACAGGTTCATAGCCTGTAGCACACTGACTAAACCCCTCCTCTCGTTTGGTTGAACTTAAGTAGGATTTCAGCATGACTCAAGTGAAAAATGCACCAGTAGCCGCCGTTGCTCCTGCCCATGAGACAGAGCGCAAATGGTGGCACTTCTTCACCTTTAGTACTGACCACAAAGTGATTGGGATCCAGTACATTGTTACCTCCTTTGTTTTCTATATAATCGGCGGTTCTTTAGCGACCGCCATTCGCACAGAACTAGCAACGCCTGCTCCAGATTTTGTAACGCCTGAGGTCTACAACAGCCTCCTAACGCTGCATGGCACAATAATGATCTTTCTGTGGATTATTCCGGCAGGTGCAGGGCTGGCAAACTATCTCATTCCGCTGATGATTGGCGCCCGCGATATGGCGTTTCCTAAGCTCAACGCGGTTGCATTTTGGATGATTCCCCCTGCTGGCTTAATGCTAGTGCTGAGTTTCTTTCTAGAAGCTCCTCAATCGGGTTGGACTTCTTACCCCCCTTTAAGCTTAATGACAGGCAAAGTGGGCGAAGGCATTTGGATCTTCAGTTTGTTGATCTCTGGAACCTCCTCAATTTTGGGGGCAATTAACTTTTTGGTCACGATCGTCAAAATGCGCGTTCCAAGCATGGGCATTCACCAAATGCCTTTGTTCTGCTGGGCGATGCTGTCGACTTCGGGCTTGGTTTTAATTGGCACTCCGGTATTAGCCGGCGCACTCATTTTGCTGGCATTCGATTTGCTAGCGGGAACTGCCTTCTTCAACCCAACGGGTGGCGGCGACCCGGTGGTTTATCAACACATGTTTTGGTTCTATTCCCATCCGGCGGTTTACATTATGGTGCTGCCCTTGTTTGGGGCGATTTCAGATATTCTGCCAGTACACGCACGCAAGCCCATTTTTGGATATAAGGCGATCGCCTATTCCAGTATTGCCATCTCGTTCCTAGGATTAATTGTTTGGGCACACCATATGTTTACCAGTGGTACCCCGGCATGGCTGCGGATGTTCTTCATGATCACCACTATGGTCATTGCTGTTCCAACTGGCATTAAAGTGTTTGGCTGGCTTGCCACCATTTGGGGAGGAAAGATTTCTCTTAACAGCGCCATGGTATTTGCCATGGGCTTTATTGCGGTGTTTGTAATTGGCGGTATTAGCGGTGTCATGTTGGCTGCTGTGCCGTTCGACATCCACGTTCACGATACTTATTTTGTCGTGGCTCACCTGCATTACGTTTTGTTTGGAGGCAGTGTCTTTGGTATCTACGCCGCCATTTACCATTGGTTCCCCAAAATGACAGGACGAATGATGAACGAGCCGTTGGGCCTTATTCACTTTGTGCTGACGTTCATTGGTATGAACTTAACGTTTCTTCCCATGCACCAGTTGGGATTGCTGGGCATGAATCGTCGAATTGCCTTCTACGATCCCCGATTTACCTCGCTGAATCAACTGGTCACCTTGGGGTCTTATATTCTTGCCGTTTCCACCTTCCCTTTTCTATTTAATGCCGTTTGGAGTTGGTTGAAGGGTAAGCCTGCTGCTGATAATCCTTGGCGAGCGTTGACTCTAGAGTGGCAAACCTCATCGCCACCCATGATTGAGAACTTTGAAGTGTTGCCTGTCCTGACAATGGGCCCCTATGACTACGGGATGAGTCATGAGTCAACAGAGGCAGATCCTGAATCTGGAACGCCTGTTTTGTCAGGGAGTCCCAGCGCTTAATTGAGGTTTAGGGCAGATCAAAGTGCCCTATCAAAGTTTTAATATCCATCGCTAAGAATGTCGAGAAATCTATGCAAGGAACCGTTGACCCGGCTAAAGCAGACTTAAACCATCATGCAGCGACGATCGCCACTGAACACGAGGCCCATCCCGACCATCGGATGTTTGGACTCATCGTTTTCTTAGGCGCTGAGAGCATGATCTTTTTAGGCTTGTTTGCGGCATATCTGACCTTTCGGGTGGTCTATCCTGAATGGCCTCCCGCAGGCACGCCAGAACGCGAGTTGCTGCTGCCCTCCATTAACACCGCCATTCTCATTGGCAGTAGCTTTGTAATTCATAATGCTGAAGCCGACATCAAAAGCAACAACGTTAAAGGCTTACAGATCTGGTTTGGAGCGACTGCCCTCATGGGAATTATCTTTTTGGCAGGGCAGCTTTATGAATACATGCACCTAGAGTTTGGGCTTAAAACCAATCTTTACGCCAGCACGTTTTATGTACTGACTGGGTTTCATGGGTTGCACGTATTTTTGGGCGTATGTTTGATTTTGGCGGTTTTGTGGCGATCGCTCAGAACGGCTCACTATTCCGAAGAGCATCATTTTGGGGTAGAAGCCGCCGAGCTTTATTGGCACTTTGTTGATGTGATTTGGATTATCCTGTTCATTCTTTTGTATCTTCTTTAATCCCATGGGTGTTTCTGTCGAAGTTGATAGCGTTACTTTCGCCACTGAGGTACTAGAGGTCTCGTTCCAAAAACCTGTTTTGGTTGATTTCTTTGCCCAGTGGTGTGGGCCCTGCAAAATGCTGAAACCCATGCTGGAAGCCTTGGCACAGGAATATGATTTTGTGCTGGCAAAAGTTGATATTGATCAAAGCCCGGATTTAGCTCAGACCTACAAAGTTGAAGGCGTTCCGGATGTGCGAGTGGTCATTCAGGGAGATGTAAATCCGGGGTTTGTGGGCGTTTTGCCCGAACCACAGCTTCGAGAGTTTTTATCTAATCTCAGCCTCAAGTCTGATCTAGATTTAGGGTTAGAGGCGGTCAAGGCGGCGATCGCCCAAGGCGACATTGAGCAAGCCAAAGCGTTTTTTGGACACCTCATTAGCGAGTTTCCCCAAAGCCAAAAGCTGGCGATCGCCGCTGCCAAATTTCTGATTACCCAGGGCAGCTTCGAGTCTACCGAGAAAATCCTCGCTACAGTTCCTGAAGCAGATAGAGAATACTACCCGCAAGTTAAAGCCCTTCGGGAGCTAATTTCGCTGAAGCAAGAAAGTGAAAATCCTAGCACTCATGAACTTGACGAACCTTTTTTTGCGGCAATTAATCAGGTTCTAGGAGAAAATTATGAAGCGGCGCTGACCCAATTATTAGATCTCGTCAGCCGCAACCGTAAGTACCGTAATGATGGAGCACGGAAAGCAATGGTGATGGTGTTTGAGTTAATGGGGGATGAAAACCCGTTAACCAATCAATATCGGCGAAAGTTGACCTCGGCGCTCTACTAGAAGATAGACTCTAGCTTTTTTACGGTTGCTCACAAAGGTCAAAATGGAACGTCAAAATGATGGGTAGCAGAATCTTTAGATGGCTTCGATCGCTCTACTCTTTGCGAGTTTTAGGAGTGGCGATCGCCCTCTTTTTCGCCTTCACCCTCACAGGCTGTGGTATTACTCCTGTCAAAGCCGAAGACCGTATCTTCCGTAACCTTAGTCTCGACTTTCTGGGCGAATATCGTCTCCCAAAAATGCAGTTTGCTGAAACAACAGTGGGCGGATTATCGGGCATTGTCTACGATCGGCAGCGCGATCGCTTTTACGCCATTTCAGATGATCGGAGCGAGTATAATCCTGCCCGCTTTTACACCCTCAAGCTCAAGCTCGAACCTTCTGCTACTCTACCCGACAGCCTCATTCAATCGGTTGAAGTTGAGAAGGTGACTCTACTCAAAGATGCGAACGGTAAACCTTTTGCAAAAGGCACTCTCGATCCTGAAGGCATTGCTCTAACGCCTCGCCATTCGCTCTTTATTTCCAGTGAAGGCGTAAGCCGCGATGGCGTCAATCCTTTTGTTAACGAGTTTGATTTAGAAACCGGGCAGCAGCGATCGGCTCTGTCTATTCCTAAGCGCTTTCTGCCTAAACCAGATGAAATGTTGGGCATCCGAGATAACCAAGGATTTGAATCCTTAACTTTGAGTGCAGTCGGGTTTGCCAGTGGTCAACAATTAGAGCCGTTTCGCCTATTTACCGCAACTGAGTCCGCGATCGCTCAAGATCTTCCTCCCAATTTTCCCCCAGATTCGTTGCCCCCTGTCTCGGCTCCCGTCCGGTTTCTTCACTACCTAATTGGAGAAGAAAATTCAGCTTCTATGCTGATCTCAGAGCACATTTACTTGCTGGATCAACCGCCACCCGAAACGAAGAACAACGGTTTGACTGAGATGTTGGTGCTAGACCAGGGCGGACATTTTTTGAGTTTAGAGCGATCGTTTGGTGCCGCAGGATTTGGGGCAAAGCTATTTCAGATGGCAACAGGTGGCGCTAATGACACCTCTACGTTTGATGCATTCCAGGGAAATATTGGCGGAGTGACTCCTATTTATAAAGAGCCTCTGCTAGATTTAGCCGAACTGGGCATTCCCCTAGACAACTTAGAAGGCATGACCCTAGGGCCCCAACTTCCTGATGGGACACAAACTCTATTACTGGTCAGCGACGATAACTTTAATGACTTGCAGACAACACAGTTTTTGCTATTTCGGCTGCGAGGCAATTCTATACAATAGAAAACTTTAGAGATCGCGCTGCCAAAAAAATACGCGCTCGGCAATTCCGTTTAGTTTCCGATTTAGAGTTCACGGAGATTCATCTATCGGTTGCTGAAGTTGATGCACTTCAGCAACCGATAGCCCCGTGGAAGGAGCAATGATGTCAATTGCCACGCCTCTACGTAAAAGATTTATGGCGATTTCTCGCTGCTTCTTCTCTTCTCCCTCCGCCAAGATTGAACGATAAACGGTTGATTCTTGCATAATGTCCCTCCGGAGTAAGCGATAAATAACCTCACCCTCTAATTTTAGTCCAGCTAAAATCCCTGACGCTGCCATCAAATTAGCTTTTGTAGTCGGTTCTGAAATTTGATCTATCACTTGGGCAACTTGGCGCAGCGTCGCTTCTGGATTTGCACCCTGACCTAAAACTGCAAAGGGAAGTAGTCCAGGATATTGTAAGAAGAGTGAGGCGGGTTGTTCCCAGAGGCGGATTACATGAAATTCATGGTGAGTACGTTCCATCATAAAGTTAGTCTGATGAACTAACGCTGATCCTGTCTGCTTCAGGTAAATTACCACCTGCCGCATAGTTTTATTTGGATATTTTCGATATACACGCACGCGGTAATCTAACATGCGAAATGGAAGAGGTTGCTTAGGGAGTGTTTGAAACTCTAAGTGTAGAACAGAGTCGTCTGACTCCAGCAGAATCAAGGCATCAGCACGGATCGGGTCGAGGGAAAGTTCAGAGGGTTTGAGTTCTGTCAGGGTGACAGACTTTCCTAACAGCCAAGTGGCAAAGTCGGCTGAGAGGTGAGAGCAGTAATGGAACTTTGTAAAGCATTACGTGCTTGTCCTTTTTTCACAGTCAGAGTTCTATTTTCAAACTAATAATGTAGCCTGTAACCAAACTACTGGCTGCGTAGCTAAATATCACTTTAATCTCGATTATTGCTTATTCTTATCACACACAAGGTGTCAGCGATCGCCTTAACATCACCCCACATCAATAACTGCACTCAATCTTTAATGCGATCGCCCCAATCTAAGTTCCAGTGCGAAACTTCAGTAGACAGGGCAGACGCGTCTAAAACTTAACTTTGGATCGGGTTTAACAAGATAACGGCTCAAAATAGCTTTGTCGCATTGCCTACAACTCTGACGCTGCCAGCCGACCTTCAATCGGCTCGTATTCATCCTCTAGCAACCAAGTTTGTGCTTCATCGTAGGTTGCACTGGCGAACACGACCTTGTATCCCTCAGCAGGATCACACACACGACAATTGCCTGATGGATCA
It encodes:
- a CDS encoding ATP-binding cassette domain-containing protein, with product MPPAVLIEKLQKRYGAVEAVKDVSIRVEPGEIFGLLGPNGAGKTTTLRCLCTLATPDAGKLEVSGISVLDQPKLARQRLGYVAQEVALDKVLTGRELLQLQAALYHLPRSTAQEQINQSIALLGLEDWADLKTGTYSGGLKKRLDLAAGLLHKPDVLVLDEPTVGLDIESRVAVWDFLRQLRTQGTTVVLTSHYLEEVDALADRVAIIDRGLVIASGTPSALKDQIGGDRVTLRVREFTSLEEAETVKSMLQSLPFVQEVIINSAQGNSLNLVVTSQSEALMNIQQALKEASLPTFGISQSRPSLDDVYLAATGQTILDAELAAASTRDAKAERKQNMR
- a CDS encoding heme o synthase, with translation MQETTWSSSPRHHQNFWQVIQSYWQLTKPRIIILLLVTTAGSMWIAAEGRVDPLLVLVTLLGGTLASASANVINCIYDRDIDYDMERTRHRPLPSGRIQPRDALVFALTLAALSFTLLTVFANLLSACLAMSGIVAYVLVYTHWLKRHSTQNIVIGGAAGAIPPLVGWAAVTGDLSWAAWAYFLIIFLWTPPHFWALAMMIQKDYAKVGVPMLPVIVGDAQTAKQIWIYTLLMVPMTFTLVYPLHVMGAVYAAIALLLNGIFINKAWMLLQTPEDQGLARSLFKYSLLYMMLLSAGMAIDSLPVTHQLTAFFATTLTENLTWILSNLPLK
- a CDS encoding heme A synthase, with the protein product MNDSSMFPDVTTFPKSAFTSSSKSFSSPQDLIRRLVWKIAIATFLLMAIGSATRVMNAGLACPDWPLCYGTLVPTKQMNLQVFLEWFHRLDAALIGLMAIALAVLSGWHRRALPPWTPWVATVALGLIICQGVLGGLTVTQLLRFDIVTAHLGTALAFFITLLIMGTLLMPYKGTGTVGKLPWFGLIAAVLIYLQSLSGALVGSRWAVHQCLQISQLCSVMNTHLVGVIPAALAALAVVGLTWRTPALSGEIRRLAQLIGVLLLLQVALGLATFRLHLQVELLTVSHQAIGAALLGVLVCFTVLTWRDRSFALEES
- a CDS encoding cytochrome c oxidase subunit II, which gives rise to MNIPTNILTMLAGIALTLVSLWYGKNHGLMPVEASSDAALIDGLFDSMMTISMGIFLLVEGVLVICLLKFRRKPGDETDGPAIDGNIPLEIVWTAIPAVIVLVIGVYSFDIYNQMGGFDPEAAGDSAVVQVAMMPGDGATQMIEAQSKHRGHNHMALGIGASPENANHPADLTVDVVGMQYAWIFTYPESGVTAGELHVPVNKDIRINLQAKDVIHAFWLPEFRLKQDVIPGQGTELRFVPTRIGEYPIICAELCGPYHGGMNSRLYVQTQADYDLWLQSQVASQADDNQTVAAANEAPDTRFLAAYAERVGIDNKALKQLHAHHSQVHSL
- the ctaD gene encoding cytochrome c oxidase subunit I; protein product: MTQVKNAPVAAVAPAHETERKWWHFFTFSTDHKVIGIQYIVTSFVFYIIGGSLATAIRTELATPAPDFVTPEVYNSLLTLHGTIMIFLWIIPAGAGLANYLIPLMIGARDMAFPKLNAVAFWMIPPAGLMLVLSFFLEAPQSGWTSYPPLSLMTGKVGEGIWIFSLLISGTSSILGAINFLVTIVKMRVPSMGIHQMPLFCWAMLSTSGLVLIGTPVLAGALILLAFDLLAGTAFFNPTGGGDPVVYQHMFWFYSHPAVYIMVLPLFGAISDILPVHARKPIFGYKAIAYSSIAISFLGLIVWAHHMFTSGTPAWLRMFFMITTMVIAVPTGIKVFGWLATIWGGKISLNSAMVFAMGFIAVFVIGGISGVMLAAVPFDIHVHDTYFVVAHLHYVLFGGSVFGIYAAIYHWFPKMTGRMMNEPLGLIHFVLTFIGMNLTFLPMHQLGLLGMNRRIAFYDPRFTSLNQLVTLGSYILAVSTFPFLFNAVWSWLKGKPAADNPWRALTLEWQTSSPPMIENFEVLPVLTMGPYDYGMSHESTEADPESGTPVLSGSPSA
- a CDS encoding heme-copper oxidase subunit III, whose translation is MQGTVDPAKADLNHHAATIATEHEAHPDHRMFGLIVFLGAESMIFLGLFAAYLTFRVVYPEWPPAGTPERELLLPSINTAILIGSSFVIHNAEADIKSNNVKGLQIWFGATALMGIIFLAGQLYEYMHLEFGLKTNLYASTFYVLTGFHGLHVFLGVCLILAVLWRSLRTAHYSEEHHFGVEAAELYWHFVDVIWIILFILLYLL
- a CDS encoding tetratricopeptide repeat protein; this translates as MGVSVEVDSVTFATEVLEVSFQKPVLVDFFAQWCGPCKMLKPMLEALAQEYDFVLAKVDIDQSPDLAQTYKVEGVPDVRVVIQGDVNPGFVGVLPEPQLREFLSNLSLKSDLDLGLEAVKAAIAQGDIEQAKAFFGHLISEFPQSQKLAIAAAKFLITQGSFESTEKILATVPEADREYYPQVKALRELISLKQESENPSTHELDEPFFAAINQVLGENYEAALTQLLDLVSRNRKYRNDGARKAMVMVFELMGDENPLTNQYRRKLTSALY
- a CDS encoding esterase-like activity of phytase family protein, which codes for MGSRIFRWLRSLYSLRVLGVAIALFFAFTLTGCGITPVKAEDRIFRNLSLDFLGEYRLPKMQFAETTVGGLSGIVYDRQRDRFYAISDDRSEYNPARFYTLKLKLEPSATLPDSLIQSVEVEKVTLLKDANGKPFAKGTLDPEGIALTPRHSLFISSEGVSRDGVNPFVNEFDLETGQQRSALSIPKRFLPKPDEMLGIRDNQGFESLTLSAVGFASGQQLEPFRLFTATESAIAQDLPPNFPPDSLPPVSAPVRFLHYLIGEENSASMLISEHIYLLDQPPPETKNNGLTEMLVLDQGGHFLSLERSFGAAGFGAKLFQMATGGANDTSTFDAFQGNIGGVTPIYKEPLLDLAELGIPLDNLEGMTLGPQLPDGTQTLLLVSDDNFNDLQTTQFLLFRLRGNSIQ
- a CDS encoding Rpn family recombination-promoting nuclease/putative transposase, with the protein product MLGKSVTLTELKPSELSLDPIRADALILLESDDSVLHLEFQTLPKQPLPFRMLDYRVRVYRKYPNKTMRQVVIYLKQTGSALVHQTNFMMERTHHEFHVIRLWEQPASLFLQYPGLLPFAVLGQGANPEATLRQVAQVIDQISEPTTKANLMAASGILAGLKLEGEVIYRLLRRDIMQESTVYRSILAEGEEKKQREIAINLLRRGVAIDIIAPSTGLSVAEVHQLQQPIDESP